The genomic stretch AAATGCATCTAATAGGACGAATTTTGGAGCCGAAAAGCTGATCAAGACACTGGAAGCTTCTGGCGCCTACACCGTACAGCTGGAGAAGCTTGGTAGTGCTGATTCCAAAGGGAAAACCATTGTCATCGGTGAACAGAATGATCCTGCTCTGACTCAGTGGAAGCAGGAGTACTCGTGGAATGCTCCTCAAGAAGAACTTGCTGAAAAAGAGGCTTTTCAGATCAGTAATGCAGATGGGAATGTCCTTCTGGTAGAAGGGGTAGATCCTTCTGGGACGCTGTATGGTGCCGATGAGCTGGGCGATCAGCTTAAGGAGACAGGTGAAATTGATTTTCAGCAACAGCTTACGGATGGACCGGAGATGGTGCTTCGCGGAGCTTGTATCGGTTTACAAAAGACTTCCTATTTACCAGGAAGGGGTGTGTATGAATATCCGTACACACCGGAAAATTTCCCTTGGTTTTATGATAAGGAGCATTGGATAGATTATTTGGACATGCTGGTGGAAAACCGCATGAACTCTCTCTACCTATGGAATGGTCATCCTTTCGCCTCACTGGTGAGGTTGGAGGATTATCCATTTGCCGTGGAAGTGGATGACGAAACCTTCAAGAAAAACGAGGAAATGTTTCGTTTTATCACGGAGGAAGCTGATAAGCGTGGGATTTGGGTGATCCAGATGTTTTATAACATCATCGTGTCCAAGCCTTTTGCAGAACACTATGGCATCGAGACCCAGGACCGCAGTCGCCCGATCATTCCGTATATTGCAGATTACACCCAGAAGTCCATTGCCGCTTTTATTGAAAAATACCCCAATGTAGGCCTTTTGGTCGCCTTAGGGGAAGCCATGTCAGGAGAAGAAAACGATGTGCAATGGTTTACTGAAACGATCATCCCCGGCGTAAAGGATGGGTTGCAGGCATTGGGACGGACCGATGAGCCACCGATCATTTTGAGGGCCCACGATACCAATGCCCCTTTGGTGATGGAGAAGGCATTGCCGCTTTACAAAAATCTTTATACCACCCATAAGTACAACGGTGAATCCCTGACGACTTACGAGCCAAGGGGCCCCTGGACCGAAATCCACCGTAGCCTCAGTTCAAAAGGTAATATTCATATTTCAAACGTGCACATTTTGGCTAATTTGGAACCATTCCGTTACGGTTCACCGGATTTTATCCAAAAAAGTATTCAGGCCATGCACGATACCCATGGCGCCAATGCGCTCCACCTCTATCCGCAGGCCTCCTATTGGGACTGGCCTTATACGGCGGATAAGACCAAAAGCGGGGAGCGCTTGCTACAGATTGACAGAGATTGGATGTGGTATAAGGCTTGGGGACGCTATGCCTGGGACGGCAGGAGAGACCGGGAAGAGGAAATTGCCTATTGGAGTGAAGTGCTTGGAGAAGAGTATGATGGCGGTAAAGAGGCCGGTCGCCAGATCTTGACCGCCTATGAAGAAACGGGTGAAATAGCACCTAAGTTATTAAGGAAATTTGGCATTACCGAAGGCAACCGCCAGACCTTGCTGTTGGGGATGTTTGGCAGCCAGTTGGTCAATCCGTACAAATGGCGTGTCTATCCCGGCTTCCATTCTTCCTGTGGGCCATTGGGAGAAATCCTGATCGAATACGCCGAAAAGGAGCAAAACGGAACGCCACATGAAGGAGAGATCCCGCCGCAGCTCATAGAGGAAGTGGTAGCGCACGGTCGCAAGGCGGTGGAGGCCATTGACGCTGCTGCTCCTTCTGTAAAAGCCAATGAAGAGGAATTTGCGCGGTTGCGGAATGATGTCCATAGCTATAACGTGTTTGCCCAATTTTTCTCCGAAAAGGTAAAGGCCGCCATGGAGGTATTGGAGTTTAAGTATTCCGGCGATGTAGCAGATCTGGAAGAGGCTTTGCCCCACTTGGAGAAAAGTGTAGCCCATTTCAGGGACTTGGTGGAGCTGACGAAAGATGCCTACCTCTATGCCAATAGCATGCAAACATCCATGCGGAGGATTCCGATAGGAGGAGATGAAGGCAACAACAAACACTGGACTGAGCTGCTTCCGCACTATGAAAAAGAGTTGGCCAGTTTCAAGAGAAATATTGCTTTACTGAAGAACTCCGAGGACGGACAGCGGCCGGACATGAATGTGGCTCCATGGAAAACAGTGGATGTGGACTTAGGCTTGGATGCTGCCCGGTTTTCGGTGAACGAAAGCCAGAAGGTGTTTACAGACGATCCTGGCAAAATCATTCAGCTGGCCGATGAACTCAAAAACCTCAAGGGATGGATGCTGTCTTCAGAAAAACTGGACGAAGAAGGTATCACCCTGGAGTTCAGCAATGATCAGCCGATAAAATTGGTATTGGGGTATTTCAACACTGGAGACAAACACTTTTTGACACCGCCGACACTGGAAACCAATGCCATGGGCAATATGCGCGGAGAAGCGGAAGTCCAGCTGGCCAATGCCCTGCAAATTGAAGGTTTGCCACCAGTGAATGTCCATACTTATGAATTTGAAGCAGGTGAAAATACATTGACCCTGGAAGATGGGAAAGTGCTTTTTCTAGGGGCGATCGATGCCGGTCAGGAAATTACTTCAAGGGATGTAGGGCTGATAGATGATGAGCAGAAAGTGGCAGTGGACTGGGTATTTTATTAGAAGATACTGGACTTGAGATAGGAGAAAAGAGTAAAGGAAAAATGCAGATAGCAAAAATATAAGGTTGAGTCGGGAGACTCAGTCATTGTGCACCCGCGTCAGAGACGGCGGAACAACGTTAAGAGGCAGTTGTGCCAGGTCACTGCCCCGGTACTAAGAAATATTGAGTCCCTGCTTGGGCACAGCCCTCGTCATAACCAATAAACTAGACTTGAGATAGGAGAAAAGAGCTTGCTGTATCTCGCTCGCTCTCCGCCGCGGTGGGGAAGTCAGATGGGGTTGACTTGAAGTAAAGAGGAACCCTAGGGGATTTGTAATCCTCAAAAACAATATCATAAAATGAAAAAGATAAGCATTTGTATCACATCTGTAATGATCCTTTTTTTAGGATGTGTCTTCTCTGGAAAGGCCCAGGAAGTTCGGAAAGAGATTTCGCTGAACCAAGGGTGGAAAACCATTGCTTCCGGAGTGGCACCATTGCAAGAAGAGGGATTTGAAGAAGCTGGTTTTGATGCTGGCGACTGGCTTACCGTCGATGTGCCACACAATTGGGATCAATACGAAGGCTTCCGGCGAATGAAGCACGGCAATCGTCATGGTGCCGCTTGGTATCGAAAGGTTTTTAGCCCCCTTCCTGAAAATGAAGGAAAGCGGCACTTTTTGTTTTTTGAAGGAGTAGGCTCTTATGCTACTGTTTGGGTGAATGGTCAGGTTGTGGGCAAGCACGATGGCGGCAGGACCACTTTTACTTTGGATATTACCGATGCCCTACATTTTGGAGAGGAGAATGCCATTGCCGTAAAGGCTGATCATCCGGCATGGATAGCGGATTTACCTTGGGTATGTGGTGGCTGCTCTGGTGAGTGGGGCTTTTCGGAAGGTTCACAGCCCATGGGCATCTTCAGGCCAGTGACACTGGTGGTGACGGATCCTGTTCGCGTCGAACCTTTTGGTGTACATATCTGGAATGATGAAGAAATCTCTGCAGAATCAGCCAGGCTGCATTTGACCACAGAGCTCAAGAATTATGGTGCCTCCACCAAAGAGGTAAAAGTCGTCAACCGGTTTTTGGATGCCAAAGGGAATGAAGTAGATCGGCAGGAAAACCAGGTTTTATTGGCACCGGGAAAGTTGGATACGATCCGCCAAACATCAGCAATTATCAAGCAACCCAAGCTTTGGTCACCTGCCAATCC from Echinicola soli encodes the following:
- a CDS encoding alpha-d-galacturonidase, which produces MKLLTPILLLLLIVACQQQKEQITILISENASNRTNFGAEKLIKTLEASGAYTVQLEKLGSADSKGKTIVIGEQNDPALTQWKQEYSWNAPQEELAEKEAFQISNADGNVLLVEGVDPSGTLYGADELGDQLKETGEIDFQQQLTDGPEMVLRGACIGLQKTSYLPGRGVYEYPYTPENFPWFYDKEHWIDYLDMLVENRMNSLYLWNGHPFASLVRLEDYPFAVEVDDETFKKNEEMFRFITEEADKRGIWVIQMFYNIIVSKPFAEHYGIETQDRSRPIIPYIADYTQKSIAAFIEKYPNVGLLVALGEAMSGEENDVQWFTETIIPGVKDGLQALGRTDEPPIILRAHDTNAPLVMEKALPLYKNLYTTHKYNGESLTTYEPRGPWTEIHRSLSSKGNIHISNVHILANLEPFRYGSPDFIQKSIQAMHDTHGANALHLYPQASYWDWPYTADKTKSGERLLQIDRDWMWYKAWGRYAWDGRRDREEEIAYWSEVLGEEYDGGKEAGRQILTAYEETGEIAPKLLRKFGITEGNRQTLLLGMFGSQLVNPYKWRVYPGFHSSCGPLGEILIEYAEKEQNGTPHEGEIPPQLIEEVVAHGRKAVEAIDAAAPSVKANEEEFARLRNDVHSYNVFAQFFSEKVKAAMEVLEFKYSGDVADLEEALPHLEKSVAHFRDLVELTKDAYLYANSMQTSMRRIPIGGDEGNNKHWTELLPHYEKELASFKRNIALLKNSEDGQRPDMNVAPWKTVDVDLGLDAARFSVNESQKVFTDDPGKIIQLADELKNLKGWMLSSEKLDEEGITLEFSNDQPIKLVLGYFNTGDKHFLTPPTLETNAMGNMRGEAEVQLANALQIEGLPPVNVHTYEFEAGENTLTLEDGKVLFLGAIDAGQEITSRDVGLIDDEQKVAVDWVFY